In Deinococcus sp. Marseille-Q6407, a single window of DNA contains:
- a CDS encoding CoA transferase, with amino-acid sequence MTTSSPDLTRSFPPDGPLAGLKAVSLAGNIPGPVAASALLRDGLSVTKVEGPGGDMLAQAAPGLYAELAAGQTVLTLDLRAESGQQAFREQLSGSDLLITSQRPAALARLGVTREALADLNPQLCWVEIVGDTTEPEVPGHDLTYQLQAGLLAPPQMPRSLLADLSGAHEAARAAVTLLLGRERGRPERWRRVGLRQAAEGLALPLRHGLTAEGGWLSGRLPGYRLYALKDGWVGVAALEPHFAGRLEALLDGRRLPEVLGDMTADECNRLAQQHDLPLHAIASEGAAQAAGLR; translated from the coding sequence TGGCGGGCAATATCCCTGGCCCGGTGGCGGCCAGCGCCCTGCTCCGCGACGGCCTCAGCGTGACCAAAGTGGAAGGCCCCGGCGGGGACATGTTGGCCCAGGCCGCGCCCGGCCTCTATGCCGAACTGGCCGCCGGACAGACGGTGTTGACGCTGGACCTGCGCGCCGAGAGTGGGCAGCAGGCTTTCCGCGAACAGCTGAGCGGCAGCGACCTATTGATCACCAGTCAGCGGCCGGCTGCCCTGGCGCGGCTGGGCGTGACCCGCGAGGCTCTGGCAGACCTCAACCCGCAGCTGTGCTGGGTGGAAATCGTGGGCGACACGACCGAGCCGGAAGTGCCGGGGCACGATCTCACCTATCAGCTGCAGGCCGGGCTGCTGGCCCCGCCGCAGATGCCGCGCAGCCTGCTGGCCGACCTGAGCGGCGCCCACGAAGCCGCCCGCGCAGCCGTAACATTGCTGCTGGGGCGCGAGCGTGGCCGCCCGGAACGCTGGCGCCGGGTGGGTCTGCGGCAGGCGGCCGAGGGGCTGGCTCTGCCGCTGCGCCACGGCCTGACCGCAGAGGGTGGCTGGCTGTCTGGGCGCTTGCCTGGCTACCGCCTGTATGCGCTCAAGGACGGCTGGGTCGGCGTGGCGGCGCTGGAGCCCCACTTTGCCGGGCGTCTGGAGGCGCTACTGGACGGCCGCCGGCTGCCGGAAGTGCTGGGCGACATGACTGCCGACGAGTGCAACCGCCTGGCCCAGCAGCACGACCTGCCGCTGCATGCCATTGCCAGTGAGGGTGCGGCGCAGGCCGCCGGACTGCGCTGA
- the modB gene encoding molybdate ABC transporter permease subunit, with the protein MPNPAATWTPLLLSLQVAGWATAINLVLGTAAGWWLARSRWPGRNLLDSLLTLPMVLPPTVLGYYLLVLVGQRGLLGPALGQLGIQLVFTVWGAVLAATVVSFPLVFRPARAAFEGIDRQLEGAAWVLGLGRAATFFRVTLPLAWRALLSGLLLAFARSLGEFGATLMIAGSIPGETQTLSIGIYEAVQAGQDAAAAQMVAVTSLVCVITLLLAHRLSPPRPQGRVE; encoded by the coding sequence ATGCCCAACCCCGCCGCCACCTGGACCCCGCTGTTGCTGTCGCTGCAGGTGGCCGGCTGGGCCACCGCCATCAATCTGGTGCTGGGCACGGCGGCCGGCTGGTGGCTGGCCCGCAGCCGCTGGCCGGGACGCAACCTGCTCGACTCGCTGCTGACCCTGCCGATGGTGCTGCCACCCACCGTGCTGGGCTATTACCTGCTGGTGCTGGTGGGGCAGCGGGGGCTACTGGGGCCCGCGCTGGGACAGCTGGGCATTCAGCTGGTGTTCACCGTCTGGGGCGCGGTGCTGGCCGCCACGGTGGTGTCGTTTCCGCTGGTGTTCCGGCCCGCCCGCGCTGCCTTCGAGGGCATTGACCGGCAGCTGGAAGGGGCCGCCTGGGTGCTGGGCCTCGGCCGGGCCGCCACTTTTTTCCGGGTCACCTTGCCGCTGGCCTGGCGGGCACTGCTTTCAGGCCTGCTGTTGGCCTTTGCCCGCTCGCTGGGCGAGTTCGGCGCGACCCTGATGATTGCCGGCAGTATTCCGGGCGAGACGCAGACCCTCTCCATCGGCATTTACGAGGCGGTGCAGGCCGGGCAGGACGCCGCCGCCGCGCAGATGGTGGCTGTCACTTCGCTTGTGTGCGTCATCACCCTGCTGCTGGCGCACCGCCTCTCCCCTCCCCGGCCGCAGGGACGAGTGGAATGA
- a CDS encoding ATP-binding cassette domain-containing protein: MPPVWDLQFTATLGRGPGRFELQVDRQLRERRTALVGPSGSGKSLLLQTLAGLVRARQGRLAFEGEVLQDTSAGLWVPPQQRQLGYMFQDYALFPHLTVAQNIASGQQRGWLNPPRRVRDPQVSRWLDRLGLRPAADLYPHQISGGQAQRTALARTLLARPRALLLDEPFSALDPALRRGLGQELVAVLDDLDLPVILVTHDPQEAEQLMREVITL, from the coding sequence ATGCCGCCCGTCTGGGACCTGCAATTCACGGCCACGCTGGGCCGGGGGCCGGGCCGCTTCGAGCTGCAGGTGGACCGTCAGCTGCGCGAGCGGCGCACCGCGCTGGTGGGACCTTCGGGCAGCGGCAAAAGCCTGCTGCTGCAAACCCTCGCCGGGCTGGTGCGGGCCAGGCAGGGCCGGCTAGCTTTTGAGGGCGAGGTGCTCCAGGACACCAGCGCCGGCCTGTGGGTGCCGCCACAGCAGCGGCAGCTGGGCTACATGTTTCAGGATTATGCGCTGTTTCCCCACCTGACCGTAGCGCAGAACATCGCGTCCGGGCAGCAGCGGGGCTGGCTTAATCCGCCGCGCCGGGTCCGTGACCCGCAGGTGAGCCGCTGGCTGGACCGGCTGGGCCTCCGCCCGGCAGCCGACCTCTACCCGCACCAGATTTCAGGCGGGCAGGCGCAGCGCACCGCCCTGGCCCGCACCCTGCTGGCCCGGCCGCGGGCGCTACTGCTGGACGAACCCTTCTCGGCGCTGGACCCGGCGCTGCGGCGCGGGCTGGGCCAAGAACTGGTGGCCGTACTGGACGACCTCGACCTGCCGGTTATTCTGGTCACCCACGACCCGCAGGAGGCCGAGCAGCTGATGCGTGAGGTGATCACGCTCTAG
- a CDS encoding thymidine kinase: protein MLKSPYAGGHLEVIVGPMFSGKSEELIRRINRAVIARQQVAVFKPALDDRYHADAVASHAGRSLDALPVPDAAAVRAVLNGEGSLLSAGPARPDVVGIDEAQFFGPELIPLVLELADQGVRVILAGLDLDFRAEPFGVMPELLARAESVEKLTAICTVCGAPATRSQRLIGGQPARFDDPVVLVGAQESYEARCRLHHDPGR, encoded by the coding sequence GTGCTTAAATCTCCCTACGCCGGTGGTCACCTGGAAGTGATCGTGGGCCCGATGTTCAGCGGCAAGAGTGAAGAACTGATTCGCCGCATCAACCGCGCGGTGATTGCCCGCCAGCAGGTGGCGGTGTTCAAACCCGCGCTGGATGACCGTTATCACGCTGACGCCGTCGCCAGCCACGCCGGGCGCTCGCTGGACGCCCTGCCGGTTCCCGACGCCGCCGCCGTGCGGGCCGTGCTGAACGGCGAAGGCTCACTGCTGAGCGCCGGCCCGGCCCGGCCGGACGTGGTGGGCATTGACGAGGCGCAGTTTTTCGGGCCCGAACTGATTCCGCTGGTGCTGGAGCTGGCCGACCAGGGCGTGCGGGTCATTCTGGCCGGGCTGGACCTGGACTTCCGCGCCGAGCCGTTCGGGGTGATGCCTGAACTGCTGGCCCGCGCCGAGAGCGTCGAGAAACTGACGGCCATCTGCACCGTCTGCGGTGCCCCGGCCACCCGCTCGCAGCGCCTGATCGGCGGCCAGCCGGCCCGCTTCGACGACCCGGTGGTGCTGGTCGGCGCCCAGGAAAGTTACGAAGCCCGCTGCCGCCTGCACCACGACCCCGGCCGCTGA
- the ilvD gene encoding dihydroxy-acid dehydratase encodes MPTYRSRTTTEGRNMAGARALWRATGMTDGDFQKPIIAVVNSFTQFVPGHVHLKDLGQLVAREIAAAGGVAKEFNTIAVDDGIAMGHDGMLYSLPSREIIADSVEYMVNAHCADAMVCISNCDKITPGMLMAALRLNIPTVFVSGGPMEAGKVKLGSGEHALDLVDAMVMAADDNVSDEELDAVERSACPTCGSCSGMFTANLMNCLTEALGLSMPGNGSVLATHSDRENLFKRAGHLIVDLAKRYYEGDDESVLPRSIATYDAFENAMTLDISMGGSTNTVLHLLAAAHEAGVDFTMQDIDQLSHRVPVLCKVAPAKSDVHMEDVHRAGGIMGILGELDRAGLLKTDVSTVHAPSMSAALNEWDVIRGENHHEFYRAAPGGIPTVFAFSQSRRYRELDTDREVGVIRRAEHAFSQDGGLAVLYGNLAEDGCIVKTAGVDESILKFSGPARVFESQDASVDAILNGEVKEGEVVLIRYEGPRGGPGMQEMLYPTSYLKSKGLGKACALVTDGRFSGGSSGLSIGHVSPEAAEGGTIGLVETGDLIEIDIPNRSIHLAVPDAELAARRQQREELGWRPAEERPRKITAALRAYASMTTSASRGAVRNI; translated from the coding sequence ATGCCGACCTACCGTTCCAGAACCACCACCGAAGGCCGCAACATGGCCGGCGCCCGTGCCCTGTGGCGGGCCACCGGCATGACCGACGGCGATTTCCAGAAGCCCATCATCGCGGTTGTTAACTCGTTCACCCAGTTCGTGCCGGGGCACGTGCACCTCAAGGACCTCGGGCAACTCGTCGCCCGCGAGATTGCGGCGGCGGGCGGCGTGGCGAAGGAGTTCAACACCATCGCCGTGGACGACGGCATTGCCATGGGCCACGACGGAATGCTGTACTCGCTGCCCAGCCGCGAAATCATCGCCGACAGCGTGGAGTACATGGTCAACGCTCACTGCGCCGACGCGATGGTCTGTATCTCCAACTGCGACAAAATCACCCCCGGCATGTTGATGGCCGCGCTGCGCCTCAACATCCCCACCGTGTTCGTCTCGGGCGGGCCGATGGAAGCCGGCAAGGTCAAGCTCGGCAGCGGCGAGCACGCGCTCGACCTGGTGGACGCGATGGTGATGGCCGCCGACGACAACGTGTCGGACGAGGAGCTGGACGCCGTGGAGCGCTCGGCCTGTCCCACCTGCGGCTCGTGCTCGGGGATGTTCACCGCCAACTTGATGAACTGCCTGACCGAGGCGCTGGGGCTCTCGATGCCGGGCAACGGCTCGGTGCTGGCGACCCACTCCGACCGCGAGAACCTGTTCAAGCGCGCCGGACACCTGATCGTGGACCTCGCCAAGCGCTACTACGAGGGAGACGACGAGAGCGTGCTGCCGCGCAGCATTGCCACCTACGACGCCTTCGAGAACGCCATGACCCTCGACATCTCGATGGGCGGCTCGACCAACACGGTGCTGCACCTGCTGGCCGCCGCGCACGAGGCCGGGGTGGATTTCACCATGCAGGACATCGACCAGCTTTCGCACCGGGTACCGGTGCTGTGCAAGGTCGCGCCTGCCAAAAGCGACGTCCACATGGAAGACGTGCACCGCGCCGGCGGCATCATGGGGATTCTGGGCGAACTCGACCGCGCCGGGCTGCTGAAGACCGACGTGAGCACCGTGCACGCGCCCAGCATGAGCGCCGCCCTGAACGAGTGGGACGTGATTCGGGGCGAAAACCACCACGAGTTCTACCGCGCCGCGCCCGGCGGCATTCCCACCGTCTTCGCCTTCTCGCAGTCGCGCCGCTACCGCGAACTCGACACCGACCGGGAAGTGGGCGTCATTCGCCGCGCCGAGCACGCGTTCTCGCAGGACGGCGGACTGGCGGTGCTGTACGGCAACCTCGCCGAGGACGGCTGCATCGTCAAGACGGCGGGCGTGGACGAATCCATCCTGAAATTCAGCGGCCCGGCGCGCGTTTTCGAGTCGCAGGACGCCTCGGTGGACGCCATCCTGAATGGCGAAGTGAAAGAAGGCGAGGTCGTGCTGATTCGCTACGAAGGCCCGCGCGGCGGCCCCGGCATGCAGGAAATGCTGTACCCGACGAGCTACCTCAAGTCCAAGGGCCTGGGCAAAGCCTGTGCGCTGGTCACCGACGGACGTTTCTCGGGCGGCAGCAGCGGCCTGAGCATCGGCCACGTCTCGCCCGAGGCGGCGGAAGGCGGCACCATCGGCCTGGTCGAAACCGGCGACCTTATCGAAATCGACATCCCCAACCGCAGCATTCACCTCGCGGTGCCGGATGCCGAACTCGCCGCCCGCCGCCAGCAGCGCGAGGAACTCGGCTGGAGACCGGCCGAAGAACGGCCCCGCAAAATCACGGCGGCCCTGCGCGCGTACGCGTCCATGACGACCAGCGCGTCGCGGGGGGCGGTGCGGAACATCTAA
- the hpaD gene encoding 3,4-dihydroxyphenylacetate 2,3-dioxygenase encodes MTHKPNIIRIAQAIFTVSNLDASKEFYVDLLGMNVLHEESGALYLRGVEDREWTLKLEQCQDGESPRVRHLGYRMRDEASLDALLALADAQGLPHRWEGELDRPRMLRMQDPFGIPLTFYHEVKTYPWLLQDYHQHRGPGLQRVDHCNVRVPDVKATLDWYGTELGFRVSEYTVDEQEQYWAAWIQRRGGVYDFALTNGAGPCLHHWAYWMPDAMSIIKTCDILAGARMPERIERGPGRHGVSNAFFLYIRDPDGHRIELYTSDYITVDPDFEPIRWLRDDPRRQTLWGAKTPRSWFEEASPLEAFGGGVQPAREGALMGIPLHVI; translated from the coding sequence ATGACCCACAAACCCAACATCATCCGCATCGCCCAGGCCATTTTTACCGTTTCCAACCTGGATGCCAGCAAGGAATTTTACGTTGACCTGCTGGGTATGAACGTGCTGCACGAGGAAAGCGGCGCCCTGTACCTGCGCGGCGTGGAAGACCGCGAGTGGACGCTCAAGCTCGAACAGTGCCAAGATGGCGAGTCGCCTCGCGTGCGTCACCTCGGCTACCGGATGCGCGACGAGGCGAGTCTGGACGCGCTGCTCGCCCTCGCCGACGCGCAGGGGCTGCCGCACCGCTGGGAAGGGGAACTCGACCGGCCTCGCATGCTGCGGATGCAAGACCCCTTCGGCATCCCACTGACCTTCTACCACGAGGTCAAGACGTACCCGTGGCTGTTGCAGGACTACCACCAGCACCGGGGGCCGGGGCTTCAGCGCGTGGACCACTGCAACGTGCGGGTGCCGGATGTGAAGGCGACGCTCGACTGGTACGGCACTGAACTCGGTTTCCGGGTCAGCGAGTACACCGTGGACGAGCAGGAACAGTACTGGGCTGCCTGGATTCAGCGCCGGGGCGGCGTGTACGATTTCGCGCTCACTAACGGCGCCGGGCCGTGCCTGCACCACTGGGCGTACTGGATGCCTGACGCCATGAGCATCATCAAAACCTGCGACATCCTGGCCGGGGCGCGCATGCCCGAGCGCATCGAGCGCGGGCCGGGGCGCCACGGCGTATCTAACGCCTTCTTTCTCTACATCCGCGACCCCGACGGGCACCGCATCGAGCTGTACACCTCCGACTACATCACCGTGGACCCCGACTTCGAGCCGATTCGCTGGCTGCGTGACGACCCAAGGCGACAAACACTGTGGGGCGCCAAAACGCCGCGCTCGTGGTTTGAGGAGGCCAGTCCGCTGGAAGCTTTCGGCGGCGGCGTTCAGCCCGCACGCGAGGGCGCCCTGATGGGGATTCCGTTGCACGTCATCTGA
- a CDS encoding transposase — protein MNQPVSGERVRIFAQQVLDIPETLYQRRSLEASLHLFHSPGQKTKFSQAEGVSPSALSRFFNVYDWDSDRCWEEMQDFQWRILLDTARHKRRPRMRLSVDLTTVEKVGTQLPYVSVYNGRHGIHLVVLFAEYGELKFPISYRVYQGKYTSTPVTLALDLLEEVPDFVGKRFQVCVLADSGFESAVFLDGVQRLGFEFVVGVRSNRRTDHPGRVTVADCPHGGYVNLANWPLETLSLGRMDRGDREFFAVSSELLEGDDILAEGKRRWALESFFKEGKHQFGLAQFALRTARGLDRWILMVFLAFTLTMLYRSEDMTLKEAARLALHTLFPEVRLNHLLSQIQKEQEFLHQHGYSLSYARCNL, from the coding sequence GTGAATCAACCGGTTTCAGGGGAGCGCGTCCGTATTTTCGCACAGCAGGTTCTGGATATTCCAGAGACGCTGTACCAACGGCGAAGCCTGGAGGCTTCGCTGCACCTTTTCCACAGTCCAGGTCAGAAGACCAAGTTCAGCCAGGCAGAGGGAGTCAGTCCCAGTGCACTGAGTCGCTTCTTCAACGTCTATGACTGGGATTCAGACCGCTGCTGGGAAGAGATGCAGGACTTCCAGTGGCGCATCCTGCTGGATACAGCTCGTCACAAACGTAGACCTCGAATGCGGCTCAGCGTGGATCTGACCACGGTGGAAAAGGTGGGAACTCAGCTGCCCTATGTCAGTGTCTACAACGGCAGGCACGGCATCCATCTGGTGGTCCTGTTCGCCGAATATGGGGAACTGAAGTTCCCCATTTCTTACCGGGTCTACCAGGGCAAGTACACCAGCACCCCGGTCACACTGGCCCTCGACTTGCTGGAAGAGGTGCCAGACTTCGTGGGGAAGCGCTTTCAGGTCTGCGTACTGGCGGACAGTGGATTCGAATCCGCTGTCTTTCTGGACGGTGTGCAGCGCCTTGGTTTCGAGTTCGTGGTGGGTGTGAGGAGCAACCGGCGCACGGACCATCCTGGGCGGGTGACGGTGGCGGACTGTCCGCATGGGGGGTACGTCAACCTCGCCAACTGGCCTCTGGAAACGCTGTCTCTGGGGAGGATGGACCGTGGGGACCGCGAATTCTTCGCGGTGTCGTCTGAGCTGTTAGAGGGGGATGACATCCTGGCCGAAGGAAAACGGCGCTGGGCACTGGAGTCGTTTTTCAAAGAAGGGAAGCATCAGTTTGGGTTGGCGCAGTTCGCGCTGCGAACTGCCAGGGGTCTGGACCGCTGGATTTTGATGGTCTTCCTGGCCTTCACCCTGACCATGCTGTACCGCTCTGAGGACATGACCCTGAAAGAGGCAGCCCGCTTGGCCCTACATACCCTCTTCCCCGAAGTCAGGCTGAACCACCTGCTGAGCCAAATTCAAAAAGAGCAAGAATTCCTCCACCAGCACGGCTATTCGCTCAGCTATGCAAGGTGCAACTTATGA
- a CDS encoding alpha/beta hydrolase, whose translation MKKSYFGVLGAVTLALTACGGRGAPTVEGSNKEALQQIQNQKLNWEKCDPTVISPKVAKDLGDRMQCADIRVPMDWNNPSHGEASVSLLRVTAAKPDQRQGAIFFNPGGPGGDGLLFGAVFGYLWDKADTSTQAGAELKRLSEQYDLVGFSPRGVGDSSLISCGANRELESVNNPSYDRSKENTDKQLRNARLVAAACQKSPMSRFVNTEQTARDLNLARQLMGDKKLNYIGYSYGTWLGSWYAKLFPEQTGRMVLDGNTAFDKTLEESFLMQPLGFERAFRDVSLYFAARHNDLFELGQTKEEVYATYDALPPNLKYALQGYAGGSIIQNMYTDDGITENSLHLVAARGVSDVLKANPGAKDMDSLAPLLEKHQFAQNAQVNKVAQQLALPLAEAFFELEDGASYPLELSSSNATFTAVKCNDTPSTRDPQHWVDLGTQLAQKYPLIGGQYTEEPCIYWGEPTAKRPATPASMPPILMLHTESDPATPREGAISAWKSLPNAKLLMVDNEAKHTAFPYDTDCVDYPVAHYFTSGELPQQNFTACQALPLPGEDEVYPVGESYTTGIAPQSVGPQGPVRGAQKQSAFVQTEDVQQAKQLLKDIIERNAIARPGQQ comes from the coding sequence ATGAAAAAATCTTATTTCGGTGTGCTGGGTGCGGTGACCCTGGCCCTGACCGCCTGTGGGGGCCGGGGCGCCCCGACGGTGGAAGGCAGCAACAAAGAGGCTTTGCAACAGATTCAGAACCAGAAGCTCAACTGGGAAAAGTGTGACCCCACTGTCATCAGCCCGAAGGTCGCCAAGGACCTGGGTGACCGGATGCAGTGCGCCGATATCCGGGTGCCGATGGACTGGAACAACCCTTCCCACGGTGAAGCCAGCGTCAGCCTGCTGCGCGTGACGGCGGCCAAGCCGGACCAGCGCCAGGGCGCCATCTTCTTCAACCCAGGTGGCCCTGGTGGTGACGGGCTGCTCTTTGGCGCGGTCTTTGGCTACCTCTGGGACAAGGCCGATACCAGCACCCAGGCCGGCGCCGAACTCAAGCGCCTGAGCGAGCAGTACGACTTGGTCGGCTTCTCGCCGCGCGGCGTGGGTGACAGCAGCCTGATCAGCTGCGGAGCCAACCGTGAGCTGGAATCGGTGAACAACCCCAGCTATGACCGCAGCAAGGAGAACACTGACAAGCAGCTGCGCAATGCCCGTCTGGTGGCCGCCGCCTGCCAGAAGTCGCCCATGAGCCGCTTCGTAAACACCGAACAAACGGCCCGTGACCTGAATCTGGCCCGTCAGCTGATGGGGGATAAGAAGCTCAACTACATCGGCTACTCGTATGGCACCTGGCTCGGCTCCTGGTACGCCAAGCTGTTCCCGGAACAGACTGGCCGGATGGTGCTGGACGGCAACACTGCTTTCGACAAGACCCTAGAAGAATCCTTCCTGATGCAGCCGCTGGGCTTCGAGCGTGCTTTCCGGGATGTGTCGCTGTACTTCGCGGCCCGTCATAACGACCTGTTCGAACTGGGGCAGACTAAGGAAGAAGTGTATGCCACCTATGACGCTCTCCCGCCCAACCTGAAGTACGCGTTGCAGGGCTACGCGGGTGGCAGCATTATCCAGAATATGTACACCGATGACGGCATCACCGAGAATTCGTTGCATCTGGTGGCCGCCCGTGGCGTCAGCGATGTGCTGAAAGCGAATCCAGGGGCTAAAGACATGGACAGCCTGGCTCCGCTGCTCGAAAAGCACCAGTTCGCTCAGAATGCCCAGGTGAACAAGGTTGCCCAGCAGTTGGCCCTGCCACTGGCTGAAGCGTTCTTCGAACTTGAAGACGGCGCTTCCTATCCGCTGGAGCTGAGCAGCTCTAACGCCACCTTCACGGCAGTGAAGTGCAACGATACGCCGAGCACCCGTGACCCACAGCACTGGGTGGATCTGGGCACCCAGCTGGCGCAGAAATATCCGCTGATCGGTGGCCAGTACACCGAAGAACCCTGCATCTACTGGGGGGAGCCCACCGCCAAGCGCCCCGCGACCCCGGCGAGCATGCCGCCCATCCTGATGCTGCACACCGAGAGCGACCCGGCCACGCCGCGCGAAGGGGCCATCAGCGCCTGGAAGTCTTTGCCAAACGCCAAACTGCTGATGGTGGACAACGAAGCCAAACACACGGCATTCCCCTATGACACCGACTGCGTGGATTATCCGGTGGCCCATTACTTCACCAGTGGCGAGCTGCCCCAGCAGAACTTCACTGCCTGCCAAGCGCTGCCATTGCCCGGCGAGGACGAGGTATATCCGGTCGGTGAGAGCTACACTACCGGCATTGCTCCCCAGAGCGTAGGCCCACAGGGCCCAGTGCGCGGCGCGCAGAAGCAGAGTGCTTTTGTCCAGACCGAGGATGTTCAGCAGGCCAAGCAGCTGCTCAAGGACATCATCGAGCGCAACGCCATTGCGCGTCCTGGCCAGCAGTAA
- a CDS encoding IS1 family transposase (programmed frameshift) — protein MPECPACQSTHTVKNGRAKNGTQTYLCKGCGRRFHPEARPIAHSEATRQQILDAVHERMSLRGVQRVFGVHRNTVIRWNKKGAREVMQTGTVCMTPPEEVVIELDEMWTFVAKKKQTRWIWIALERSTRRVLAWVLGDRSEQTAFKLWERLPLSLEQRLKGTFCTDLWRAYDEPLLGVKRLTRKGETNHVERLNCTLRQRLGRLVRKSLSFSKTDEMLEASLTLAFHRYNLSR, from the exons ATGCCGGAGTGCCCAGCCTGTCAAAGCACACACACTGTCAAAAATGGGAGGGCCAAAAATGGCACCCAGACCTACTTATGTAAGGGTTGTGGCCGTCGTTTCCACCCGGAGGCCCGCCCTATAGCGCACAGTGAAGCGACCCGGCAACAAATTCTTGATGCTGTCCACGAGCGGATGAGTCTGAGAGGAGTACAGCGCGTCTTTGGTGTTCACCGCAACACCGTGATCCGGTGGA ATAAAAAAGGGGCCCGTGAAGTGATGCAGACTGGTACAGTCTGCATGACACCTCCAGAAGAAGTGGTCATTGAGCTGGATGAAATGTGGACCTTCGTTGCCAAGAAAAAACAGACGAGGTGGATCTGGATTGCCCTGGAGCGCAGCACCCGCAGGGTGCTGGCCTGGGTATTGGGTGACCGCAGTGAGCAAACAGCGTTCAAGCTCTGGGAACGCTTACCATTGTCCCTTGAGCAGCGACTGAAAGGGACGTTTTGCACCGATCTGTGGCGAGCCTACGATGAACCGCTCTTGGGGGTAAAGCGGCTAACCCGGAAGGGAGAAACGAATCATGTCGAACGATTGAACTGCACGCTGAGACAGCGGCTGGGTCGGCTTGTTCGTAAGTCGTTGTCTTTCTCGAAGACGGACGAAATGCTCGAAGCCAGCCTGACTCTGGCCTTCCACCGATACAACTTGTCACGTTGA
- a CDS encoding transposase: MYKQASGERAHILSQRILDIPETLYQRRSLEASLHLFHSPGQKTKFSQAEGVSPSALSRFFNVYDWDSDRCWEEMQDFQWRILLDTARHKRRPRMRLSVDLTTVEEVPDFIKKRFRVRVLADSGFEAAVFLEGVQRLGFEFVVGVRSNRRTDHPGRVTVADCPHGGYVNLANWPLETLSLGRMDRGDREFFAVSSELLEGDDILAEGKRRWALESFFKEGKHQFGLAQFALRTARGLDRWILMVFLAFTLTMLYRSEDMTLKEAARLALHTLFPEVRLNHLLSQIQKEQEFLHQHGYSLSYARCNL; this comes from the coding sequence GTGTACAAACAGGCTTCAGGGGAGCGCGCCCATATTCTCTCACAGCGGATTCTGGACATTCCAGAGACGCTGTACCAACGGCGAAGCCTGGAGGCTTCGCTGCACCTTTTCCACAGTCCAGGTCAGAAGACCAAGTTCAGCCAGGCAGAGGGAGTCAGTCCCAGTGCACTGAGTCGCTTCTTCAACGTCTATGACTGGGATTCAGACCGCTGCTGGGAAGAGATGCAGGACTTCCAGTGGCGCATCCTGCTGGATACAGCTCGTCACAAACGTAGACCTCGAATGCGGCTCAGCGTGGATCTGACCACGGTGGAAGAGGTGCCGGACTTCATCAAGAAACGTTTCCGGGTACGTGTCCTAGCGGACAGCGGCTTTGAAGCCGCTGTCTTTCTGGAAGGTGTGCAGCGCCTCGGTTTCGAGTTCGTGGTGGGTGTGAGGAGCAACCGGCGCACGGACCATCCTGGGCGGGTGACGGTGGCGGACTGTCCGCATGGGGGGTACGTCAACCTCGCCAACTGGCCTCTGGAAACGCTGTCTCTGGGGAGGATGGACCGTGGGGACCGCGAATTCTTCGCGGTGTCGTCTGAGCTGTTAGAGGGGGATGACATCCTGGCCGAAGGAAAACGGCGCTGGGCGCTGGAATCCTTTTTTAAGGAGGGAAAGCATCAGTTTGGGTTGGCGCAGTTCGCGCTGCGAACTGCCAGGGGTCTGGACCGCTGGATTTTGATGGTCTTCCTGGCCTTCACCCTGACCATGCTGTACCGCTCTGAGGACATGACCCTGAAAGAGGCAGCCCGCTTGGCCCTACATACCCTCTTCCCCGAAGTCAGGCTGAACCACCTGCTGAGCCAAATTCAAAAAGAGCAAGAATTCCTCCACCAGCACGGCTATTCGCTCAGCTATGCAAGGTGCAACTTATGA